In Zingiber officinale cultivar Zhangliang chromosome 6A, Zo_v1.1, whole genome shotgun sequence, a single genomic region encodes these proteins:
- the LOC121998243 gene encoding phosphatidylinositol/phosphatidylcholine transfer protein SFH11-like isoform X1 — protein MSSWWKGNYLAARSNGDSSRRNSTTTEEQKQTRRTNTFYGPLESHWHFPEPEKKKPPLTSKFTFRSLQKSLTKVSKSNAFRTMFQGVHDPNEEKVVKSLRDTLLSKGQLPEKYDDYHTLLRFLRLRNFDMSKAEIMFVNMLKWRDSSGVDLIAKEFKFEEYDAVKKCYPHGYHGVDKYGRPLYIERIGLVDLNAFFNITTFDRYVKYHIYEQEKTMNLRYPACSLAVKRHIASTTAILDVKGLGTNNFSRPAREIFTEIQRIDSNYYPETLNQLYIINAGPGFKVLWKILSAFFDVRTLAKIQILGTKYQDKLSEAVDLSKLPDFLGGNCKCYEHGGCLMKDKGPWTHIDIITKLMDVFNNAEQLADNVEQLADEPSGTEDLEVLSSFQNVIPFGQAYNPISIQGSSNRRLRSSSIRTLSSKMDDAPENYLENTSGKQYTKNKHLKQKINELEEWLVDTDEILQLLNSKQQELADHIEQLKKLNDLV, from the exons ATGAGTTCTTGGTGGAAGGGTAACTATCTTGCAGCCAGGTCCAATGGCGACTCTTCGAGGAGGAATTCGACGACCACTGAGGAACAGAAGCAGACGAGAAGGACGAACACGTTCTACGGACCTTTGGAATCGCATTGGCATTTTCCGGAGCCCGAGAAGAAGAAGCCCCCTTTGACTTCAAAATTTACCTTCAGGTCCTTGCAGAAATCGCTCACCAAGGTCAGCAAAAGCAACGCATTTCGCACGATGTTCCAAGGCGTCCACGATCCGAATGAGGAGAAAGTGGTGAAGTCGTTGAGGGACACACTGCTGTCGAAGGGCCAGCTACCTGAGAAGTATGATGACTACCATACGCTTCTCCG ATTTTTGCGATTGCGGAACTTCGACATGTCTAAGGCAGAGATCATGTTTGTTAATATGCTCAAGTGGAGAGATAGTTCTGGTGTTGATCTTATTGCAAAA GAATTCAAGTTTGAGGAGTATGACGCTGTGAAAAAATGTTATCCACATGGATATCACGGAGTCGATAAATACGGGAGACCATTATACATTGAAAGAATAGGTCTGGTGGATCTCAATGCCTTTTTCAACATAACAACATTTGATCGTTATGTCAAGTATCATATTTATGAACAAGAGAAAACAATGAACTTACGCTACCCCGCATGCTCACTTGCCGTTAAAAGGCATATAGCATCCACCACCGCTATTCTAGATGTCAAAGGATTG GGTACAAACAACTTCTCAAGGCCAGCAAGAGAGATTTTCACAGAAATTCAAAGGATTGACAGCAATTACTATCCTGAG ACTCTCAACCAGCTATACATTATTAATGCTGGACCAGGGTTCAAGGTCCTCTGGAAAATTTTAAGTGCTTTCTTCGACGTCCGGACATTGGCAAAGATACAG ATTCTAGGTACTAAATATCAGGATAAGCTTTCTGAAGCCGTGGACTTGAG TAAGTTACCCGATTTTTTGGGTGGAAATTGCAAGTGCTATGAACATGGAGGTTGCTTGATGAAAGACAAAGGGCCATGGACTCACATAGACATTATCACCAAATTGATG GATGTGTTTAATAATGCGGAACAATTAGCAGATAATGTGGAACAATTAGCAGATGAACCAAGTGGCACAGAAGATCTTGAAGTCCTTAGTTCCTTTCAAAATGTAATTCCTTTTGGACAAGCATACAACCCAATAAGTATACAA GGGTCATCAAATCGACGACTTAGATCGAGTTCTATTAGAACACTTTCTTCAAAGATGGATGATGCACCAGAAAATTATCTT GAAAATACAAGTGGAAAACAATATACGAAAAATAAGCACTTAAAGCAAAAGATAAATGAACTGGAAGAATGGTTGGTGGACACTGATGAG ATCTTGCAACTACTGAACTCTAAGCAGCAAGAACTTGCTGATCACATAGAACAACTCAAGAAACTCAATGACCTAG TTTGA
- the LOC121998243 gene encoding phosphatidylinositol/phosphatidylcholine transfer protein SFH11-like isoform X2 — protein sequence MSSWWKGNYLAARSNGDSSRRNSTTTEEQKQTRRTNTFYGPLESHWHFPEPEKKKPPLTSKFTFRSLQKSLTKVSKSNAFRTMFQGVHDPNEEKVVKSLRDTLLSKGQLPEKYDDYHTLLRFLRLRNFDMSKAEIMFVNMLKWRDSSGVDLIAKEFKFEEYDAVKKCYPHGYHGVDKYGRPLYIERIGLVDLNAFFNITTFDRYVKYHIYEQEKTMNLRYPACSLAVKRHIASTTAILDVKGLGTNNFSRPAREIFTEIQRIDSNYYPETLNQLYIINAGPGFKVLWKILSAFFDVRTLAKIQILGTKYQDKLSEAVDLSKLPDFLGGNCKCYEHGGCLMKDKGPWTHIDIITKLMDVFNNAEQLADNVEQLADEPSGTEDLEVLSSFQNGSSNRRLRSSSIRTLSSKMDDAPENYLENTSGKQYTKNKHLKQKINELEEWLVDTDEILQLLNSKQQELADHIEQLKKLNDLV from the exons ATGAGTTCTTGGTGGAAGGGTAACTATCTTGCAGCCAGGTCCAATGGCGACTCTTCGAGGAGGAATTCGACGACCACTGAGGAACAGAAGCAGACGAGAAGGACGAACACGTTCTACGGACCTTTGGAATCGCATTGGCATTTTCCGGAGCCCGAGAAGAAGAAGCCCCCTTTGACTTCAAAATTTACCTTCAGGTCCTTGCAGAAATCGCTCACCAAGGTCAGCAAAAGCAACGCATTTCGCACGATGTTCCAAGGCGTCCACGATCCGAATGAGGAGAAAGTGGTGAAGTCGTTGAGGGACACACTGCTGTCGAAGGGCCAGCTACCTGAGAAGTATGATGACTACCATACGCTTCTCCG ATTTTTGCGATTGCGGAACTTCGACATGTCTAAGGCAGAGATCATGTTTGTTAATATGCTCAAGTGGAGAGATAGTTCTGGTGTTGATCTTATTGCAAAA GAATTCAAGTTTGAGGAGTATGACGCTGTGAAAAAATGTTATCCACATGGATATCACGGAGTCGATAAATACGGGAGACCATTATACATTGAAAGAATAGGTCTGGTGGATCTCAATGCCTTTTTCAACATAACAACATTTGATCGTTATGTCAAGTATCATATTTATGAACAAGAGAAAACAATGAACTTACGCTACCCCGCATGCTCACTTGCCGTTAAAAGGCATATAGCATCCACCACCGCTATTCTAGATGTCAAAGGATTG GGTACAAACAACTTCTCAAGGCCAGCAAGAGAGATTTTCACAGAAATTCAAAGGATTGACAGCAATTACTATCCTGAG ACTCTCAACCAGCTATACATTATTAATGCTGGACCAGGGTTCAAGGTCCTCTGGAAAATTTTAAGTGCTTTCTTCGACGTCCGGACATTGGCAAAGATACAG ATTCTAGGTACTAAATATCAGGATAAGCTTTCTGAAGCCGTGGACTTGAG TAAGTTACCCGATTTTTTGGGTGGAAATTGCAAGTGCTATGAACATGGAGGTTGCTTGATGAAAGACAAAGGGCCATGGACTCACATAGACATTATCACCAAATTGATG GATGTGTTTAATAATGCGGAACAATTAGCAGATAATGTGGAACAATTAGCAGATGAACCAAGTGGCACAGAAGATCTTGAAGTCCTTAGTTCCTTTCAAAAT GGGTCATCAAATCGACGACTTAGATCGAGTTCTATTAGAACACTTTCTTCAAAGATGGATGATGCACCAGAAAATTATCTT GAAAATACAAGTGGAAAACAATATACGAAAAATAAGCACTTAAAGCAAAAGATAAATGAACTGGAAGAATGGTTGGTGGACACTGATGAG ATCTTGCAACTACTGAACTCTAAGCAGCAAGAACTTGCTGATCACATAGAACAACTCAAGAAACTCAATGACCTAG TTTGA
- the LOC121994449 gene encoding 14 kDa proline-rich protein DC2.15-like — protein MESMPSKLLTSLALFLATLNLSAACGGGCGGGGGGGGGGGGGGGGGGIVPILPAPSPPSPCTRPTPTPSPGSGGRCPRDTLKLGVCANVLNGLINATVAAPPREPCCPLIDGLADLEVAVCLCTAIRANILGIHLNIPIDLSLIVNFCGRNIPRGFQCN, from the coding sequence ATGGAGTCCATGCCCTCCAAGTTGTTGACCTCCCTCGCTCTCTTCCTCGCCACCTTAAACCTCAGTGCTGCCTGCGGTGGTggctgcggcggcggcggcggcggcggaggaggcggaggcggaggcggaggcgggGGAGGCATTGTCCCAATACTTCCCGCTCCTTCCCCGCCGAGCCCGTGCACCAGGCCTACCCCGACGCCGAGCCCCGGCAGTGGGGGCAGGTGCCCGCGCGACACGCTGAAACTGGGCGTCTGCGCCAATGTGCTGAACGGGCTGATCAACGCGACCGTGGCGGCGCCGCCGAGAGAGCCCTGCTGCCCTCTCATCGACGGCCTGGCCGACCTGGAGGTGGCGGTGTGCCTGTGCACCGCCATCAGAGCCAACATCCTCGGCATCCACCTCAACATCCCCATCGACCTCAGCCTCATCGTCAACTTCTGCGGCAGAAACATCCCCAGGGGCTTCCAGTGCAATTAA
- the LOC121998244 gene encoding plasmodesmata-located protein 8-like produces the protein MAKESIFSLSSFISPLTSIRANKLASVMLLNWLLLLSFFHLARAASFIYVGCSPSKYDANSPFQANLNSLLNSIVSGAAQSSYNSFKSGDNAGSSASSASGLYQCRNDLSADDCSACVQSAVGQLNLVCADSYAASLQLDGCFVRYSNEDFLGKPDTTMVYRKCSASSSNDGEFFRRRDDVLADLQNGVSYRVSSSGTVQGYVQCLGDINAADCSACLQQAVGQLKNACGSALAADVYLAQCYARYWASGHYFRSSADYSEDDIGKTVAIIVGILAGLALIVVFLSFLRRTC, from the exons ATGGCTAAAGAATCCATCTTCTCACTCAGCTCTTTCATTTCTCCTCTCACTTCAATTCGCGCAAACAAGCTAGCTTCAGTCATGTTACTGAACTGGCTGCTATTGCTCTCCTTCTTCCACTTGGCCAGAGCTGCGTCCTTCATCTACGTCGGCTGCTCGCCGTCGAAGTACGACGCCAACTCCCCGTTCCAGGCAAACCTCAACTCGCTCCTCAATTCGATAGTCTCTGGCGCCGCGCAGTCCTCCTACAACAGCTTCAAGTCAGGCGACAACGCCGGCAGCAGCGCGTCCTCCGCCTCGGGTCTGTACCAATGCCGGAACGACCTGAGCGCCGACGACTGCTCGGCGTGCGTGCAGAGCGCGGTGGGGCAGCTCAACCTGGTGTGCGCCGACTCCTACGCGGCCTCTCTGCAGCTGGACGGCTGCTTCGTGAGGTACAGCAACGAGGACTTCCTGGGGAAGCCGGACACCACCATGGTGTACCGCAAGTGCAGCGCCAGCTCTAGCAACGACGGGGAGTTCTTCCGGCGGAGGGACGACGTGCTGGCGGACCTGCAGAACGGGGTGAGCTACCGGGTGAGCAGCTCCGGCACGGTGCAGGGCTACGTCCAGTGCCTGGGCGACATCAACGCCGCCGACTGCTCCGCCTGCCTTCAGCAGGCGGTAGGGCAGCTCAAGAACGCCTGCGGGTCGGCGCTTGCGGCCGACGTCTATTTAGCGCAGTGCTACGCTAGGTACTGGGCTTCCGGCCATTACTTCCGGTcatcggcag ATTACTCAGAAGATGATATTGGAAAGACGGTGGCAATAATTGTGGGCATCTTGGCGGGTCTGGCCCTCATTGTGGTCTTCCTCTCCTTTCTCAGAAGGACAT GCTAG